The following proteins are co-located in the Echinicola sp. 20G genome:
- a CDS encoding SusD/RagB family nutrient-binding outer membrane lipoprotein, whose amino-acid sequence MKRIFNTLFLLSLIALSSCSEFLGDNENPNQATSATPELVLPNALTRTASLTRSFNTSAGWIVGYTANAGGYGGWGSTVTYNYTTGSYAGTWASAYDDLINYQYIEESTAEIPEMGYYNAVAKVMKVYDFQMMVDVFGDLPYTEGLQGSEIVTPVYDDQVSIYQDFVTQLDAAIDIFANSDVAQPMGNADVMFGGDVDEWAKFANTLKLRVLIRLASSDEGNSFATSALASIDTGIGFLEDDAMVNPGYIASSGKQNPYWETYHTNASGSLSGSGRSAIPSIFVYSFYNGNKILDQGRGAAVYREFPTSTPRGQLGNLTDNPDALSNQTAWYVGEGTGVNASNTIGLLKSRIAGVPMMLAAESYLLQAEAYMRGYISGDDAAAFEEGVIASYRYLYKEASGEVRAGMDPAADFETYKADNPDNYLVVYDLATTDEERLEAIITQKYIALNFIHGQEAWAEFRRTAYPAIVNGSSVASETFASILSTSTRADRLPVRFLYPDTEFQLNPNNVPAGMDQFVNTIFWQGQ is encoded by the coding sequence ATGAAAAGAATATTTAATACATTATTTCTATTGTCATTAATTGCCCTAAGCTCATGTAGTGAGTTTTTGGGAGACAATGAAAACCCGAATCAGGCGACTTCAGCCACTCCCGAGCTGGTATTGCCGAATGCGCTGACAAGAACTGCCAGTTTAACGAGAAGCTTTAATACCAGTGCAGGCTGGATTGTAGGTTATACCGCCAATGCCGGTGGTTATGGTGGATGGGGTTCTACCGTCACTTACAACTATACCACGGGGTCTTACGCTGGTACCTGGGCTTCAGCTTATGATGATTTGATCAACTACCAGTACATTGAAGAGTCAACTGCTGAGATTCCAGAAATGGGCTATTACAATGCTGTGGCCAAGGTGATGAAAGTGTATGATTTCCAAATGATGGTGGATGTTTTTGGAGACCTGCCTTATACCGAAGGACTTCAGGGTAGTGAGATTGTAACCCCTGTTTATGATGATCAGGTGAGCATTTACCAGGATTTTGTGACCCAACTGGATGCTGCTATCGATATTTTCGCGAACTCAGATGTGGCACAACCCATGGGGAATGCTGATGTGATGTTTGGCGGTGATGTGGATGAGTGGGCTAAATTTGCCAATACTTTGAAGTTAAGGGTATTGATCAGATTGGCTTCTTCTGATGAAGGCAATAGCTTTGCGACCAGCGCTTTGGCTTCTATCGATACCGGTATCGGATTCTTGGAAGATGATGCCATGGTGAACCCTGGGTACATTGCTTCTTCTGGCAAGCAAAATCCTTATTGGGAGACTTATCATACCAATGCATCTGGGTCCTTATCTGGAAGCGGTAGATCAGCCATCCCAAGCATCTTTGTGTACTCTTTCTATAATGGCAACAAAATCCTTGATCAAGGTCGTGGAGCAGCTGTTTATAGAGAATTTCCTACCAGTACCCCTAGAGGTCAGTTGGGTAACCTAACGGATAACCCTGATGCACTTTCTAACCAGACTGCTTGGTATGTGGGTGAAGGTACAGGTGTGAATGCAAGCAATACCATTGGATTATTGAAATCAAGGATAGCTGGAGTGCCTATGATGCTGGCAGCTGAGAGTTATTTGTTGCAGGCAGAAGCTTATATGAGAGGTTATATTTCAGGAGATGATGCTGCTGCTTTTGAAGAAGGAGTGATTGCTTCCTACAGGTACCTGTACAAAGAAGCTTCTGGAGAAGTAAGAGCGGGGATGGATCCTGCAGCTGATTTTGAAACCTATAAAGCAGACAATCCAGACAACTATTTGGTTGTTTATGATTTGGCGACTACCGATGAAGAAAGATTGGAAGCCATTATCACCCAAAAGTATATTGCTTTGAACTTTATTCATGGTCAGGAAGCTTGGGCTGAGTTTAGAAGAACAGCTTACCCTGCTATAGTAAATGGTTCCAGTGTAGCTTCAGAAACATTTGCTTCTATCTTGTCTACTTCAACCAGAGCTGATAGGTTACCTGTCAGGTTCTTGTACCCAGATACAGAGTTCCAGTTGAACCCTAATAATGTGCCTGCTGGAATGGACCAATTTGTGAATACGATTTTCTGGCAAGGTCAATAA
- a CDS encoding SusC/RagA family TonB-linked outer membrane protein: protein MKKVLLLGLMALMVTALSFGQTRTVSGTVTSGEDGTPIPGASVLVKGTTVGTATDIDGQYTLKVPEGGSVLVFSFIGTTSKEIPLGSQSTLNVVLNADVQSLSEVVVTGAAGVESRRIEMGYNATSIETRSVTQGKAMNVASGLTGKVAGLQINTTGSGVNPNVRVVLRGMRSLTGNNEALVVVDNVIVPNTILGNLNPEDIQEITVLNGSNAAALYGSAASNGALIVVTKKGKAGETNIQVGHTVNLEQVSFYPEIQKSFGSGYAGGYPHQYVPYENQQYGPRFDGSMVEIGKPLEDGSIQTVPYSPTNAKNEFWDMGITNQTDVSISGGGENSTTFFSAQYLNNNGTTPGDNYKRASVRFNGTRDFGKNLLMSYSTNYVQNRYDRTTATSGMFDQILQTPAHIPFTNYQDWENDPFANPNGYYNEYYDNPYFTIDNNRQIAGNDYIVGNIEFKYKPLQWLDFTYRAGISNRSFYNKNTTGKFTFTDYTKDISAAKTDIAGGVSDGSGFSTQINTDFLINMRKAVGDDWFFDVLLGQSLRKNRYKSVGVSANGLVIPGLYNVSNRVGEPGASEANYEASQVGVFGRLKVAYKDFLFLEATGRNDWVSILDPDNRSFFYPSTSASFVATEAIQALKDISELNLLKLRGGWSKVGQVNLGNSTNFGAYQLMPTFSPSEGFPYGSLSGYTLDNTLVQAELKPEMTTAIEFGVDFEILANKINGSFTWYDTRTVDQTIPTGVSRATGFSSYLQNTGEVANRGIETNLNVVAFERNNTQVNIGANYTYNDNWVVSLSGDLPSLQLSTGGQAQVYAVEGEAFPLLMGTTYERDDQGRIIVDATTGYPSAAEGQVQLGNTVPKHRLGLNAEFLYKGFRLYALAEYRGGYKILYNGGGSFDFSGSGITTTYYNRERFVIPNSVYEDPENPGSYIENTNITVTDGGAGFWTDGSYRRNIADNYLISGDYWKLREVAISYNIPSTIMDRVSFIQSATVTAQGRNLLIFTPKSNVYTDPEYNFSDGNAIGIVTLGNTPPTRFYGASISLTF from the coding sequence ATGAAGAAAGTTTTATTGTTAGGGCTTATGGCCCTGATGGTGACTGCCTTGTCCTTTGGGCAGACCCGCACCGTTTCCGGAACGGTTACCTCCGGAGAAGATGGAACGCCTATCCCCGGGGCTTCTGTCTTGGTTAAAGGTACCACCGTCGGTACCGCTACTGACATCGATGGTCAGTACACCCTAAAAGTTCCTGAAGGCGGCTCTGTATTGGTCTTCAGTTTTATCGGTACCACTTCCAAAGAGATTCCTTTGGGAAGCCAATCCACACTCAACGTGGTACTGAATGCAGATGTGCAAAGCTTAAGTGAAGTTGTGGTAACTGGTGCTGCCGGTGTTGAATCCAGAAGAATTGAAATGGGATACAATGCCACCAGTATCGAAACAAGGTCTGTTACCCAAGGTAAGGCCATGAACGTGGCTTCTGGTTTGACAGGTAAAGTAGCAGGTCTTCAGATCAATACTACTGGTAGTGGGGTGAATCCCAACGTAAGGGTAGTATTGAGGGGTATGAGGTCCTTAACTGGTAATAACGAAGCTTTGGTAGTTGTGGACAACGTAATTGTACCAAATACGATCCTAGGCAACCTTAACCCTGAGGATATTCAGGAAATCACTGTTCTTAATGGTTCCAATGCTGCAGCCCTTTATGGTTCAGCAGCTTCCAATGGTGCCTTGATCGTGGTGACCAAAAAAGGAAAAGCAGGTGAAACCAATATTCAGGTAGGCCATACAGTGAACTTGGAGCAAGTGAGCTTCTATCCTGAGATCCAAAAGTCATTTGGTTCAGGTTATGCAGGAGGTTATCCTCACCAATATGTTCCTTATGAAAACCAACAATATGGACCAAGATTTGACGGTTCTATGGTGGAGATAGGTAAGCCATTAGAAGATGGTTCAATCCAAACAGTTCCTTATTCTCCTACCAATGCCAAAAATGAATTCTGGGATATGGGGATTACCAACCAGACGGATGTGTCTATCTCTGGCGGTGGGGAAAATTCCACCACTTTCTTTTCTGCTCAGTACCTTAATAACAATGGTACTACTCCAGGGGATAACTACAAAAGAGCTTCGGTACGTTTCAACGGTACCAGGGATTTTGGTAAGAACCTCTTGATGAGTTATTCTACCAACTATGTGCAGAACAGGTATGACAGAACTACTGCTACTTCTGGTATGTTTGATCAAATCCTTCAAACGCCAGCACATATTCCATTTACGAATTACCAGGATTGGGAGAATGATCCATTTGCCAATCCTAATGGCTATTATAACGAGTATTACGATAACCCGTATTTTACCATTGACAACAACCGTCAGATAGCGGGCAACGATTATATCGTAGGTAATATTGAATTCAAGTACAAGCCACTACAGTGGTTGGACTTTACTTATAGAGCAGGTATTTCTAACCGTTCTTTCTACAATAAGAATACGACTGGTAAATTTACCTTTACAGACTACACCAAAGATATTTCAGCAGCAAAGACAGATATCGCTGGTGGGGTTTCTGATGGTTCTGGTTTCTCTACTCAGATCAATACTGACTTCTTGATCAATATGAGAAAAGCGGTGGGTGATGATTGGTTCTTCGACGTATTGTTGGGACAAAGTTTGAGAAAAAATAGGTACAAGTCTGTTGGTGTATCTGCCAATGGTTTGGTGATCCCGGGATTGTATAATGTATCCAACAGGGTAGGTGAGCCAGGTGCCAGTGAAGCCAATTATGAGGCGAGCCAAGTAGGTGTTTTTGGTCGTTTGAAAGTGGCTTATAAGGACTTCTTGTTCTTGGAAGCAACAGGCAGAAATGACTGGGTTTCCATCCTTGATCCAGATAACCGTTCCTTCTTCTATCCATCCACTTCAGCTTCATTTGTAGCGACTGAAGCGATTCAGGCCTTGAAGGATATCTCTGAATTGAACTTGTTGAAATTAAGAGGGGGTTGGTCTAAAGTAGGTCAGGTAAACTTGGGTAACTCCACTAACTTTGGAGCTTATCAATTGATGCCTACTTTTAGTCCTTCAGAAGGATTCCCTTATGGTTCTTTATCCGGTTATACCTTGGACAATACTTTGGTACAGGCTGAATTAAAGCCAGAAATGACCACTGCGATTGAATTTGGTGTTGATTTCGAAATCTTGGCCAATAAAATCAATGGTAGCTTTACCTGGTATGATACCAGAACTGTAGACCAGACTATTCCTACTGGCGTATCAAGAGCAACAGGTTTCTCTAGTTACCTTCAAAACACAGGAGAAGTGGCCAACCGTGGTATTGAAACTAACTTGAATGTGGTGGCTTTCGAAAGAAACAACACCCAAGTGAATATTGGTGCCAACTACACCTATAATGACAACTGGGTAGTATCCCTAAGTGGTGACCTTCCAAGCCTTCAATTGTCCACAGGTGGACAGGCGCAAGTTTATGCGGTGGAAGGAGAAGCTTTCCCATTGTTGATGGGTACTACTTATGAAAGAGATGATCAGGGAAGAATCATTGTAGATGCTACTACAGGTTATCCAAGTGCTGCTGAGGGACAGGTTCAATTGGGCAATACAGTTCCTAAGCACAGATTGGGACTTAATGCAGAATTCTTGTACAAAGGATTCAGGCTGTATGCTTTGGCAGAATACCGTGGTGGATACAAAATTCTTTACAATGGTGGAGGATCATTTGACTTCTCCGGATCTGGTATTACCACTACCTATTACAACAGAGAGCGTTTTGTAATCCCTAACTCTGTATATGAAGATCCGGAAAATCCAGGTTCTTACATTGAGAACACCAATATCACAGTAACTGATGGTGGTGCAGGTTTCTGGACTGATGGTTCTTACAGAAGAAATATTGCGGATAACTACTTGATCTCTGGTGATTACTGGAAATTAAGAGAAGTGGCCATTTCTTACAATATTCCATCAACCATTATGGACAGGGTAAGCTTTATCCAAAGTGCTACCGTAACGGCGCAAGGTAGAAACCTTTTGATCTTTACGCCTAAGTCAAATGTGTACACAGATCCTGAATATAACTTCAGTGATGGAAATGCCATTGGTATTGTGACCTTGGGCAATACGCCTCCAACCAGGTTCTATGGTGCATCAATTTCACTAACATTTTAA
- a CDS encoding family 43 glycosylhydrolase has product MNKPILFLLLTLVWGCSGNKQQDQVELVSNLPIENPVILGEFPDPSVIQVGDTYYACGTSNDWAPIYPIYRSTDLVNWEFQNYVFMEAPEWTMSSFWAPELYYKDGTFFCYYTAKRKDGVSCIGVASTRDIQKGFEDHGVLIEWGSESIDAFVNEVEGQGYVTWKAYGLNPDKPIQILGSKLSENGLELEGEVFEVVTAEAETWERGGIEGQSIVRNGAYLYLLYSGAACCGGGCDYKVGVARAKHMEGPWEKYGGNPILTDFGDWKCPGHGTPIMTSNEEWYYLYHAYQKVGFPYMGRSGLLSPLSWDEKTGWPYFKTLDLMEGQVKKQELSGIKDEFDQDQLGEFWRWDLASFLPATEVKDGVLYLGGKAKHQNSPIDMALSVIPQRPSYEVRAKLNSQSDVMKGILVYGTHDSSIGLGFQGGKLTLFEVRNGEWEELASLQLRLSEGVVLKAKVEEGHKIAFAYQEAEGDWQDIAIDQQGTTEVVGDFLEFWQWGVKPGIFVKGEKSGAFESFELNYP; this is encoded by the coding sequence ATGAATAAACCTATTTTATTTTTATTGTTAACACTCGTTTGGGGTTGTAGCGGAAATAAGCAACAAGATCAAGTTGAACTGGTTTCCAACCTACCTATAGAGAACCCTGTGATCCTTGGTGAGTTTCCTGATCCTTCTGTGATACAAGTAGGGGATACCTATTATGCCTGTGGCACTTCCAATGACTGGGCGCCCATTTATCCCATTTACCGTTCGACAGATTTGGTGAACTGGGAATTTCAAAATTATGTCTTTATGGAAGCTCCCGAATGGACCATGTCCAGTTTCTGGGCGCCAGAACTGTATTATAAGGATGGAACCTTTTTTTGCTATTATACCGCCAAAAGAAAGGATGGCGTATCCTGTATTGGTGTGGCCAGTACCCGAGATATCCAAAAAGGATTTGAAGATCATGGAGTTTTGATCGAATGGGGTTCGGAGAGCATAGATGCCTTTGTCAATGAGGTGGAGGGGCAAGGCTATGTTACTTGGAAAGCTTATGGCCTAAACCCGGATAAACCGATCCAGATTTTGGGTTCTAAATTATCAGAAAATGGATTGGAACTGGAGGGAGAGGTGTTTGAAGTGGTCACAGCTGAAGCGGAAACCTGGGAGCGAGGGGGCATTGAAGGGCAGTCTATTGTCCGAAACGGAGCATATTTGTACCTGCTGTATTCCGGTGCGGCCTGTTGTGGAGGTGGTTGTGATTATAAGGTAGGTGTAGCCAGGGCCAAACATATGGAAGGTCCATGGGAGAAATATGGCGGTAATCCCATATTGACAGATTTTGGAGATTGGAAATGTCCTGGGCATGGAACGCCCATCATGACGAGTAATGAGGAATGGTATTACCTGTATCATGCCTATCAAAAGGTAGGTTTTCCTTATATGGGTAGATCAGGGTTGCTGAGTCCATTAAGTTGGGACGAAAAAACCGGATGGCCCTATTTTAAAACATTGGATTTGATGGAAGGACAAGTGAAGAAGCAAGAGCTTTCAGGAATCAAGGATGAATTTGATCAGGATCAATTAGGTGAATTTTGGCGTTGGGATCTGGCCAGCTTCTTACCAGCAACTGAGGTCAAGGATGGAGTGTTATATTTAGGAGGAAAGGCCAAGCATCAAAATAGTCCCATTGATATGGCATTGTCTGTTATCCCTCAGAGGCCAAGTTATGAAGTGAGGGCTAAGTTGAACAGTCAGTCTGATGTAATGAAGGGCATTCTGGTTTATGGGACACATGATAGCAGTATTGGTTTGGGGTTTCAAGGTGGAAAGTTGACTCTTTTTGAAGTAAGAAATGGTGAATGGGAAGAATTGGCATCATTACAGTTACGGTTAAGTGAAGGTGTAGTGTTAAAAGCTAAGGTGGAGGAAGGGCATAAGATAGCCTTTGCTTATCAAGAAGCTGAAGGGGATTGGCAAGATATCGCTATCGACCAGCAAGGAACAACTGAGGTAGTTGGAGATTTTTTAGAGTTTTGGCAGTGGGGTGTCAAGCCGGGAATCTTTGTGAAAGGAGAAAAGAGTGGGGCTTTTGAATCCTTTGAACTGAACTATCCCTAA
- a CDS encoding 2'-5' RNA ligase family protein, whose protein sequence is MNYLLVLNTGKRVESRIHKAKHLLGEKIGPFPSMNSKAHMTLMAISTSASYAEIIFDDLSEQLINFPAYAVNFLGIAAWEHQKVIYACPSQEETIALGSQLTLILSKYPGVKVFHSLREGNGTAHTTIARGLTQWQFEVAKDWLLPIPFQDSFIVKEIVILKKLNPRDPWEKLRTLKLGGN, encoded by the coding sequence ATGAACTATTTATTGGTATTGAACACTGGGAAAAGAGTGGAAAGCAGAATTCATAAAGCTAAACACCTTTTGGGAGAAAAAATCGGTCCATTCCCAAGTATGAATAGCAAAGCTCATATGACTTTAATGGCAATTTCCACATCAGCTTCATATGCTGAAATAATTTTCGATGATTTGAGCGAGCAGCTTATAAATTTTCCAGCCTACGCTGTTAATTTCTTAGGAATTGCTGCCTGGGAACATCAAAAAGTGATCTATGCCTGCCCGAGTCAAGAAGAAACCATAGCACTTGGAAGTCAACTAACCTTGATCTTGTCAAAATATCCCGGGGTCAAGGTTTTTCACTCCCTTCGAGAAGGAAACGGAACGGCCCATACCACTATTGCACGTGGATTGACCCAGTGGCAATTTGAAGTAGCCAAAGATTGGTTATTGCCTATCCCCTTTCAAGATAGCTTTATAGTAAAGGAAATAGTAATTCTCAAAAAGTTAAATCCACGTGATCCCTGGGAAAAATTAAGGACTTTAAAATTAGGAGGTAATTGA
- a CDS encoding glycosyltransferase family 4 protein: MEVILTLTLSFITGIVVLPLVISLIKKSNIMDHPGGRKIHDRSVPSMGGIGIVLAFGTAVLINVAYEEMSQMKYVLISMGILMGVGFWDDKKELSALHKLLGQLLAFILVVVLGDIRINSLYGFLGVGELPLWLSYGLSVFMLVGLTNAYNLIDGLDGLAGILCLISCTFLGVWFLYAGFVSEGLMCLAMLGALLAFLIFNWHPAKIFMGDTGSLPLGLFLASMSIFFIQANGHILPESSTYRFQAPLASGLVMMVICCYDTLRVFVRRIRRGKSPFSPDKSHIHHFLLRMGYGHDQVALMLGSTKLLFIGVIISCSAFGDMVVLPIVVTMTISMGSVINVVTLRKIRQNVRNSPRVLEGSPYKLQRNN; encoded by the coding sequence ATGGAAGTAATCCTGACCCTTACCCTGTCTTTTATCACCGGCATAGTTGTTTTGCCCCTGGTAATTTCCTTAATCAAGAAAAGCAACATCATGGACCATCCTGGAGGCAGGAAAATCCATGATAGGTCAGTCCCTTCAATGGGGGGGATTGGAATTGTTCTGGCATTTGGTACGGCGGTGCTGATCAATGTGGCTTATGAGGAGATGTCGCAAATGAAATATGTGCTGATCAGCATGGGGATTTTGATGGGGGTTGGTTTTTGGGATGATAAAAAAGAATTGTCGGCTTTACATAAATTGCTGGGACAACTGCTTGCCTTTATCTTAGTGGTGGTCTTAGGGGATATCCGTATCAACAGTCTTTATGGCTTTTTAGGGGTAGGAGAATTGCCTTTATGGTTGAGTTATGGATTGAGTGTATTTATGTTGGTAGGCTTGACCAATGCCTATAACCTGATTGATGGCTTGGATGGTTTGGCGGGTATCTTGTGTTTGATATCCTGTACATTTTTAGGGGTGTGGTTCCTATATGCAGGCTTTGTTTCCGAGGGTTTGATGTGTCTGGCGATGCTGGGGGCATTGTTGGCCTTTTTGATCTTTAATTGGCATCCTGCCAAAATATTTATGGGTGATACGGGCTCTTTGCCTTTGGGCTTATTTTTGGCCAGTATGAGTATCTTTTTTATTCAGGCCAATGGCCATATTTTACCCGAGTCTTCCACTTATCGCTTTCAGGCGCCCTTGGCCAGTGGCTTGGTGATGATGGTAATCTGCTGTTATGATACCTTAAGGGTCTTTGTGCGCAGGATTAGAAGGGGGAAGTCACCTTTTTCACCCGACAAGTCCCATATCCATCACTTTCTGTTGCGCATGGGCTACGGTCATGATCAGGTGGCCTTAATGTTGGGGAGTACCAAGCTGCTCTTTATTGGGGTAATCATTTCCTGCAGTGCTTTTGGGGATATGGTGGTACTGCCGATAGTGGTGACCATGACCATCAGTATGGGAAGCGTGATCAATGTGGTTACTTTACGAAAAATTCGTCAAAATGTCCGCAACTCCCCAAGGGTACTTGAAGGCTCTCCTTATAAGCTTCAAAGAAACAATTGA
- a CDS encoding YjbH domain-containing protein produces the protein MLKYVLGLLFGLLLGGRVLYAQDLDQAALWKAQLFEQGFEQIHIRENGDSIKVYFEHRNFRNPIHSMEYAQRVLGEVEGKKVFFVPLYHNRPMGLYAANKGEVRALNEDEYSFYKAQNRIGAYRFHFRIVPDVTARFGYYEQPVRTKTNVILDTRVYLLPGLSVQTGLLIPIQNSLDGQDLKHRWAPSQLTYFKQWQNVHYSLLSVGTFFSDRYGLDLQYRWAPLDKRWSLGLEVAYTGGYVIQGGQFYSGDLEDLMFLTDVEYRTPIEDISFRLTGGRFLYDDLGARLDMIKQFGNVDIGLFGSLSENGRTIGFQFAFPLFPGKILRGKKLELRTTEEFRWEYTYNNEQSVNRSFRLGMPKLGDITRQYNGFFIQGR, from the coding sequence ATGTTAAAATATGTTTTAGGCTTGCTGTTTGGCTTGTTGCTTGGGGGGAGGGTGCTTTATGCCCAGGACCTCGATCAAGCGGCCCTGTGGAAGGCCCAGCTCTTTGAACAAGGATTTGAGCAAATTCATATCAGGGAAAACGGGGATAGCATCAAAGTGTATTTTGAGCATAGGAATTTCAGAAACCCCATCCACAGCATGGAATATGCCCAAAGGGTATTGGGTGAAGTGGAGGGTAAAAAAGTCTTCTTTGTACCGCTCTATCATAACCGCCCCATGGGTTTGTACGCAGCCAATAAGGGGGAGGTCAGGGCTTTGAATGAAGATGAGTATTCCTTTTACAAAGCACAAAATCGAATAGGGGCTTATCGCTTTCACTTCCGTATTGTACCGGATGTGACTGCCCGCTTTGGCTACTATGAACAACCTGTCAGGACCAAAACTAATGTGATTCTTGATACAAGGGTGTATTTGCTGCCGGGGTTAAGCGTGCAAACGGGTTTGCTGATTCCTATACAAAATTCACTGGATGGTCAGGACCTTAAACACAGATGGGCACCCAGTCAATTGACCTATTTTAAGCAGTGGCAAAATGTTCATTATAGCCTACTGAGTGTAGGTACTTTTTTTTCGGACCGCTATGGGCTGGACCTGCAATACCGTTGGGCACCATTGGACAAAAGATGGAGCCTGGGCCTGGAAGTCGCTTATACTGGAGGATATGTGATCCAGGGAGGACAATTTTATTCTGGGGATTTAGAAGACCTGATGTTTTTGACAGATGTGGAGTACCGGACGCCCATAGAGGATATAAGTTTTAGACTGACAGGCGGACGTTTTTTGTATGATGATTTGGGGGCTAGATTGGATATGATCAAGCAGTTTGGCAATGTAGATATCGGCCTGTTTGGCTCTTTGTCGGAAAATGGAAGAACCATTGGGTTTCAATTTGCCTTTCCCTTGTTTCCCGGTAAAATATTACGGGGCAAAAAGCTGGAATTACGGACCACGGAGGAGTTTCGTTGGGAGTATACCTATAATAATGAACAATCTGTCAATAGAAGCTTTAGGCTGGGCATGCCTAAGCTTGGAGACATTACCCGTCAATATAACGGATTCTTTATTCAGGGTCGATAA
- a CDS encoding outer membrane beta-barrel protein produces MKKSTLLLLCMTMAFGALATFPAKAQIEFNHLGIGMSYWNRSYNGYDERAFLGNEENDGSFTKGSLMPTLSVELGLAGGLALDTRLALWMAKFEGQSQIDEGPILSLENKQLILPISLGLVYNFDDLVEDKLNASIGAGANRYYIKNKVERVASEGDDSIETNTFEGGSFGLHFKAGLEYVLSSTLGLALEGRYNMGSYNQLYASEVGQAPQDYKVDVKGIELGIYLTYNFSEWY; encoded by the coding sequence ATGAAAAAGAGTACCTTATTATTACTATGCATGACCATGGCCTTTGGTGCCTTGGCAACTTTTCCTGCAAAAGCCCAAATAGAGTTTAACCACCTGGGAATAGGCATGTCCTATTGGAACCGATCCTATAACGGATATGATGAGCGGGCATTTTTAGGAAATGAGGAAAATGACGGGAGTTTTACAAAAGGCAGCTTGATGCCCACCTTGAGTGTGGAGCTGGGGCTTGCTGGCGGATTGGCCTTGGATACCCGATTGGCTTTATGGATGGCCAAGTTTGAAGGGCAAAGCCAGATTGATGAGGGTCCCATATTGTCATTGGAAAACAAACAACTGATCTTACCAATTTCCCTGGGACTGGTCTATAATTTTGATGATTTGGTGGAGGACAAGTTGAATGCTTCCATCGGCGCAGGTGCCAACCGTTATTATATCAAGAACAAGGTAGAACGGGTGGCTTCGGAAGGAGATGACAGCATTGAAACCAATACCTTTGAAGGAGGTAGCTTTGGTTTGCATTTCAAAGCAGGGCTGGAGTATGTGCTCAGTAGTACTTTGGGATTGGCCTTAGAGGGGCGGTACAATATGGGCTCATACAATCAGTTGTATGCCAGTGAGGTGGGGCAAGCCCCCCAAGACTATAAAGTAGATGTTAAAGGAATAGAATTGGGGATTTATTTGACCTATAATTTTAGCGAATGGTATTGA
- a CDS encoding YjbH domain-containing protein has translation MLALRAQVNMLGKSGYMTTPSAVWNAERNLGFSFGYVPYAYAQTYVPKGGGISEVNTTNFYSVRAGIVEFLEVNFTLTYRPKIPDKVGVGDRHFDFRFHLFKERRLFPSVVLVLTAPGSSDPKLSQDYLVASKTFKSNYGDFSGSIGYGLPYYYGRKAGDYSENAPYRFRKKTEFGNHYLNGFFCGASYRPIDWGGVMVEYNTSTVNAGIFVEVKNWLSLNAYTFEGKELGFNVSMQFPLDFKPKELRQYEKTRKVDN, from the coding sequence GTGTTAGCCCTAAGGGCCCAAGTAAATATGTTGGGCAAGTCTGGCTATATGACGACACCATCGGCTGTATGGAATGCCGAAAGAAATCTTGGGTTTTCATTTGGCTATGTTCCTTATGCCTATGCACAAACTTATGTACCAAAGGGAGGGGGAATATCAGAAGTCAACACCACCAATTTTTATAGTGTAAGAGCGGGGATCGTAGAGTTTTTAGAAGTGAATTTTACCTTAACCTATCGCCCTAAGATACCTGATAAGGTAGGGGTTGGGGATAGACATTTCGATTTCCGGTTTCACTTATTTAAAGAAAGGAGATTATTTCCTTCAGTTGTTTTGGTATTGACTGCGCCCGGATCCAGTGACCCCAAACTTTCCCAGGACTACTTAGTGGCAAGTAAAACCTTTAAATCAAATTATGGGGATTTTTCTGGCTCAATTGGTTATGGCTTACCCTATTATTATGGTCGGAAGGCAGGTGATTATTCTGAGAATGCCCCTTATCGATTTAGAAAAAAGACTGAGTTTGGCAATCATTATTTGAATGGTTTTTTTTGTGGGGCTTCCTATAGACCTATAGATTGGGGAGGAGTCATGGTGGAGTACAATACCAGCACAGTGAATGCGGGTATTTTTGTGGAGGTTAAGAATTGGCTTAGTCTAAATGCTTACACTTTTGAAGGAAAAGAGTTGGGCTTTAATGTATCTATGCAATTTCCTTTGGATTTTAAGCCGAAGGAGTTGAGACAATATGAAAAGACCAGAAAAGTAGACAATTAA